Part of the Solwaraspora sp. WMMA2065 genome is shown below.
CTACCGGGCGTTCGTCGACAAGCGCGAGCCGGTCTGGGGGGACGTCGATGTCCGCGGCCTTGCCTGAACCGCCGGCCCCGCCCTCGCCGTCGGCGGATCCGCCGTCGGTCACCGTCACCGCGGAGCTGGTCGACACCCTGATCAGTCGGGGCGGCTACACCCATCCGCTGTTCAACCCGCCGGACCCGGGCAGTGGCGGTGGCCCGCCGCTGCCCGGCCAGGCGGTGCTGCTGCTGATGGGCGGCCTGGCCGAGCAGTCCGGCCAGCTCGACGACGCGATCGCGCTGCTGGAGCTGCGCCGGATGCGGTTCCATCAGCTGGTCCGGGCCGGCGCCACGCTGCGGGTGCGGATCGAGCGCCTCGCCAGCCGGAGCACCTCCAGCGGCAAGGTCGTGGCCGAGCTGCGGTGGACCGCCGTCGACGCCGACGGTGCGCCCGTGGCCGAGGCCGAAGCCGTCATGCTGATGAACGAATCGGGAAAGGCGGACCCAAGGTGACGGGTGTGCAGCTCAACATGGCGGCCGGGATCCGGGAGTTCGGCCGCGCCACGCCACGCCGGATCGCGGTGGTCGACGGCGACCGTGAGGTCACCTTCGGTGCCCTGCACCAGCGGTCGAGCCAGCTGGCCAGTGCGACCCTGGACCGGGGGTTGGCGCCCGGGGAGCGGATCGCGGTGCTGAGCAACAACCGGTACGAGTACTTCGAGATCTCCGCGGCGATGGCCAAGGCCGGTATCCCGACGGTGCCGCTGAACCCGCGCAACAACGTGACCGACAACGCGTACATCCTGGCCCACTCGGCCGTCCAGGGGATCATCGTCGCCGACGACCTCGCCGACCGGGTCGACGGGCTGCTCGACGGGCTACGGCTGGTGCTCAGCTTCGACGGCGGGGTGGGCGAGCACTACGGGACGTTCCTCGACGGTGGGCGGGCGGTCGACCCGCAGGTGCCGGTCGACGAGCTGGATCCGTTCTGTGTCACGTACACCTCCGGCACCACCGGGCGACCCAAGGGGGTGCTGCTCACCCACCGGGGCCGGGTGCTGACCGCGTTCGGGGTGGGGCTGGACTACGGGCTGGGCCCGAACCGCAGCACGATCGCGGTGGCGCCGATGTACCACGGCGCCGGCTTCGAGTTCGCGTACGCGGCACCGATGCTCGGCGGCTCCTGCACGGTACTGCCGAGCTGGGATCCGCAGCGGCTGCTCGACCTGATGGTGAGCAGCCGGGCGGAGACGGTCTTCCTGGTGCCCACCCACGCCCAGCACATCCGCCGGTTCTGTCCGGAGCCGGCGGCCCGCTACGACCTGTCGGCGCTGAAGACCCTCTACTTCAACGCCGCCGCGTTGCCGGTCGCGCTCAAGGAGTGGGTGATCGAGGCGTTTCCCGGCGTGGAGGTGCACGAGCTCTACGGGTCGACGGAGTGCTCGATCGTGACCAACCTGCGGCCGGAGTTCGCGCTGGACCGGGCGGGCAGCGTGGGTCATCCGTGGTTCTGGAACGAGGTACGGCTGGTCGACGAGGACGGGGCGCAGGTCGGCCCGGGTGAGCCCGGCGAGCTGTACGCGCGTTCGCCGCTGCTGCTGACCGGCTATCTCAACGACGAGGAGGCGACCCGGGCCGGGTACGACGCCGACGGCTTCTTCTCGGTCGGCGACATCGCGGTCCGTGACGAGGAAGGCTTCATCTCGATCGTCGACCGGAAGAAGGACATGATCATCGCGGGTGGGGTGAACATCTTCCCCCGCGAGATCGAGGAGGTCATCGCGCGGCACGGGCCGGTGGACGAGGTCGCGGTGGTCGGCGTTCCGGACGAGGTGTACGGCGAGCGGATCGCCGCGTTCGTGGTGAGCCGTGCCGGCCAGCAGATCGACGTCTCCACGCTGGATGGCTACGTACGGGAGCACGTGGCGCGGTACAAGGTTCCCCGGGAATGGCACGTGGTCGACCAGTTGCCGCGCAACCCGAGCGGGAAGATCCTCAAGCGGACGATCCGCGACGAGTACGTCAGTCAACCTGGTAAGGGTTGATTGTAGGCGCCTTCTCTTCCAATGTCTGACCAATGTGGGTGGGACGGTTTTCGTCGCTGTACCCGTATTGAAACGCGGCGCTGCCCGCTTGTTGCGCTGCTGCCAGCGGTGGAGATTGTGTCAGTACGGTAAAACTCTGACTTTTAGTGGACTGGCTGGTCAGAGGCCGTTAGTGTCATCCGCACCAAGGTCCCGATGCGGCTCGCGGCTCACCTGTCGACCGCACGGACTTCGTGATCAGGAGGCCATCGTGTCCCACTTCAATAGTTCCGGTGTCGCCCTCTCCCGTCGCTCCGTGCTCGCCGGTCTCGGCGGCGCGTTCATGGGCGGCGTACTGCTGACCGCCTGCGGCAGCGACGACTCCGACTCCGGTTCCACCGGCGCCGCCGACGGCGACCTCACCACGATCCGACTCGCCGGACTACCGGCCTCGGCGCTCGCCGCGTTCAAGCTCGCCATGTCCGACGGTGCCTTCGAGGCCGCCGGCCTCGACATCCAGTACGAGGAGTACGCCGAGGCGGCCGCCGTCTACACCGCGTACCGGGCCAACGAGGTCGACGGTGGCCTCGGCGGCATCCCGTCCACCGCCAACCTGGTCGCCACCGGCGTCGACCGCAAGGTCGTCTGCGCGCTGCAGCGCACCACCAACGGCATCCTGGTGCGCGCCGACAGCGACATCCAGTCCCTCGGTGACCTGCGTGGGCGCAAGCTTGGTCTGTTCGGCAGTGCGATCGGTTCCTCCACCAACCAGTTCTTCGCACTCTGCCGCGAATACCACGGCTTCAACCCCACCACCGACTGCGAGGTGCAGTACGGCGCCCCGAACCTGATGGCCGAACTGCTCGGCCAGGGCGACGTGGACATGGCACTGGTGATCGACCCGGCCGGTGCGGACCGGGTGGTCAGCGGCGAGTACCGGTCGCTGGGCGACCTCGGCGTGCTGCTGGAGGAGGCCACCGGGCTGCAGGCGTTCACCGCCGGCTGGGACTTCGCCACCGACTTCATCGACGCCAACCAGGAGGCCGTGCAGGCCTTCGTCGACGTGAACCTCGAGTACCAGACCCGGTTCAACGGCGACCAGTCGCTGTGGGACAGCGCCCTGCGGGAGTTGTACGAGATCGACGACCAGGCAGTGCTCGACGTCATCTGGGAGAACCAGCGCGGCCGGCTCGTCGAGCAGTGGGGCGAGCAGGAGAAGCAGCAGGCCGCCGAGCTGCTCACCTTCCTGAGCGACAACGGTGAGCCGGAGTTCCTGCCCGAGGTGCCCGACGGGCTGTTCGTCTGACGTCGACCACCCCCCGCCTCGCGAGGAGACGCACGATGACCCTGTCCGAAACCACCCAGCCGGCGCAAGCGACGGCCGGAGCGGCGGATCGTGGCGCGGCGGGTGGCCGCGGTGGCGGTGGGCGCGGTGGTGCCCACCGCTTCCTGCGGCACGGCGTCTCGCTGCGGATCGCCTCCGTGTTCATGCTGATCGTCATCTGGTGGCTGGGTTCACTGGCCGTCGGTGAGCGGATCCTGCCGACCCCGTGGACCACCGCGTCGGCGTTGGTGACCAGCGTGCAGGAGACGGTCTTCTGGACCGACCTGCAGGTCACCATGGTCCGGATCCTGATCGGCTTCGCCGCCTCCATGGTGCTCGGTGTGCTGGTCGGTCTGGTGATGGGGCTGTCCCGGATCGCCGAAGGGCTGCTGGACATCTGGATCGCCGTCGGCCAGACCATCCCCAGCCTCTGCTGGGTGATCGTCGCGTTCATCATGTTCGGCCTCAACGACACCGCCACCGTCGTGGCGATCACCCTGACGTCCTTTCCGATCATCGCGATCAACATGTGGTCCGGGGTCAAGGCGATCGACCCCCGGCTCGGCCAGATGGCCCGCACTCTCGGTGCGTCGCGGGGCCTGCGTACCCGGGAGGTGACCCTGCCCCAGGTGCTGCCGGCGGTGATGGCCTCGGCCCGGTTCGGGTTCGGCATCGTGTGGAAGGTCGTCGTCCTCGCCGAGCTGCTCGGCCGCACCGACGGCATCGGCTACCGGCTCAACTACTGGTTCCAGCTCTTCCGGATGGAACAGGTCTTCGCACTCACGCTGTTCTTCTCGATCCTGATGGTGGTGCTGGAGTTGGCGGTGTTCAAACCGATCGAGGCCAAGCTGTTCCGCTGGCGTCCGGAGGGGGCCCGATGAGCGCCGACGCCCGGATCGTCATATCCGACCTGGTCAAGGGCTTCCACACCCGCAACGGCTTCATCACGGTCATCGAGCGGATGAACCTGGAGATTGCCGACGGCGAGTTCGTCGCGCTGGTCGGACCGTCCGGTTGTGGCAAGTCGACCGTGCTGAACATGCTCAGCGGGCTGGACACCGACTTCACCGGCACAGCCGAGATCCGCAGCGGGGCACCGGGGGTGCAGTTCAGCTACGTGTTCCAGGAGCCGCGGCTGCTGCCCTGGAAGACAGTCCGGCAGAACGTCGAGTTCGCCCTGAAGGCGACCGGGGTGGACCGGGCGCAGTGGTCCGACCGGGTGATGCCGGTGCTGCGTCGGGTCGGACTGGCCGGCTTCGAGAACCACTATCCGCACCAGATCTCCGGCGGCATGCAGCAGCGCACCGCGCTAGCCCGGGCGTTCGTGCTGGACGCGCCGGTGATGCTGATGGACGAGCCGTTCAGCGGGCTGGACGAGTTCACCGCCCGCAGCCTGCGTCAGCTGCTGCTGGAACTGCGTACCCAGACGGCGGGCAAGGCGTTCGTCTTCGTCACCCACAACGTGTTCGAGGCCGCGGTGCTCTCCGACCGGGTGGTGCTGATGTCCAACCGGCCGTCGACCGTACGCCGGGTGGTCGACGTCGAGGTGCCGTTGCCGCGCAGCTACGACGATCCCCGGCTGTTCGACGTCAGCCGCGAACTCACCCACGAGATCATCTCGACGATGACCGCCACCGACGACGGTGGTCTCGTCGTCGACGAGGCACACACCCGACTCGCCGGGCCGGGTGCGTCGTGACCGGCGCGCTGCGACCCCGGCTGCCGACCGCGTTCGCGGCCGGGGCGGTGCTGCTCACCCCGGCCCGGACGCTGACCGACGGAGACTTCGCCGCGATCGTCAACGTCTCCTGGGAGAACGGCCCGCTGCACACCGACGCCGAGTACATGCGCGGCACCGGGTTCGGCCGGCCGATCCTGGGCGGGCCGTGCCTGATCGCGCTCGCCGCCGGGCTCACCTCGACCACCATGTACGCCGCCTGGTACGCCGCCGGCCTGGACTGCCACGCCGCGCTCGGCATCGACGAGATCCGTTACACCGGGCCGGTGTCCGCCGGTGACACGCTACGCGTGCGTATCGAGGTGACGCGGTTGGAGCCGACCCCGGGCGGGCGGATGTACGTGGGCGTGGTGCACGACGACGTACGCAACCAGCGGGACGAGACCGTCCTGCGGATGACGCGTTCCTACCTGCTGCGCCCACTGCCCGAGCCCGAGCCGGAGTCCGAGTCCGATTCTGCGCCGGGCGTCGGCGCGGCAAACCCGGAGCAGCCGTGAAACCGCCGTCGACCAGCACCCTCACGCTGACCCGGCACGGGCGGGTGCTGCTGGTCACCCTGGACCGGCCGCACCGGCTCAACGCCTACGACCGGGTGATGGTCGACGAACTGCGGCGTACCTGGCGCTGGTTCGGTGCCGACGACGGCCTGCACGTCGCCGTGCTGACCGGAGCCGGCGAGCGCGGCTTCTGCACCGGCTTCGACGTCGACGACACCCTCGACGCCGGGGTCACCAGTCCGTCGCTGGACCACGCCGGCCGGGTCGCGTTGACCGCCCGCGACCTGGGCGTCTACAAGCCGGTGGTGACGGCGGTCAACGGGCACTGCTGCGCCGGTGGTTGGCACTTCGTCAACGACGCCGACGTGGTGCTCTGCACCGAGACGGCGACCTTCTTCGACACCCACCACGACGTGGGCCTGGCCAACCCGGTCGAGGCGGTCGGCGCGCTGGGGCGGCTGCCGCTCGGCGAGCTGATGCGGATGGTGCTGACCGGGCGCGCGTACCGCATCGACGCCCGCCGGGCGCTGGAGCTCGGTCTGGTGACCGAGGTGACCGCTCCCGCCGATCTGGTGGACCGGGCGTTGGCCATCGCCACCGAGATCGCCCAGCATCCGCTCGACGTGCTGACCACCACGGTGGAGACGGTGTGGACGGCGGTGCAGGCGCAGCGGTCCGCGGCCGAGGCGTTCGGGTTGGCGATGCTGGCCCGCTCCGACGCCTCGACCGCCCGGCGCGGCGAGTCCATGCGGGAATTCCGGCACTGAGGGGCACGATGGACTACGGGATCTTCAGCCACATCGAACGGCTCGACGACCTCGAGCGTGACCTGCGGGCCGCCGACGCCGACGGGATCGCCAGCTACTGGCTGACGCAGGGCTTCGGGCACGACACGCTGACCGTGATCGGCGCGTACGGTCGGCAGCTGAGCCGGCTGCGGATCGGCACCGCCGTGGTGCCGGTCTACCCGCGTCACCCGATGGCCCTGGCCCAGCAGGCGCTCACCACCAACATGCTGCTCGGCGGCCGGTTGGTGCTCGGCGTCGGGCCGTCGCACCCGCAGGTGGTCGAGCCCTGCTGGGGGATGTCCTACGAGCGGCCGGCGCGCTACATGCGCGAGTACCTGACCGCGCTGACCGGCGCGCTGACCCAGCGGGTCCGCTACACCGGTGAGGTGATCACCGCCCGGGGTGACCTGACGATCAGCGGCGACCCGCCGGCACCGGCGGTGATGGTCTCCGCGCTGGGCCCGAAGATGCTGGAGCTGACCGGTGCCCTTGCCGCCGGCACGATCACCTGGATGGTCGGCCCGCGCACGCTGACCGAGCTGACCGTACCGGCGATCACCGCCGCCGCGCGGACGGCTGGTCGGCCGGCCCCCGAGATCGTGGTGACCGCCGCGGTCTGCGTCACCGACGACCCGACCCGGGCCCGCGCGGCGATCGACCCGGTGCTCGGCTGGTACGACGACAAGCCGTCCTACCGGGCGATGCTGGACCGCGAAGGTTTACAGCGGGCCAACCAGATGGCGATCGTCGGTGACGCAGACGAGGTGCGGGCCGAGATCGACCGCTATGCGCGGGCCGGGGCGAGCACCTTCGCGGCCCAGTTCTACGGCACCCCGGAGGAACGGGCGGCAACGCGGGCGCTGATCGGCGAGCTGGCCGGGACCACCCGTTCGACCGGGGATGGCCGACAGTGACGCGGATCGGCGTCCGCCATGCCCTACCGTGGTGGTTCGCGACGAATCCGCACTCCGGTGTGCGGGTCCGAAAGGATGCGGAGCCGAAGTGACCATGGCCAAGGACGTGACGCACGAGCCGGCGAGCCGGTCGGAAAAGGCGATCCCGGGGCACCGCCGGGATCCTGGGGTGCTCGGGGTGACCCGGGTCCAACCCGCGTACCAGCAGGTCGCCGACCAGTTGCGGGAGCGGATCCTGGACGGGTCGCTGACCGCGGGGGACCGGTTGCCGACCGAGGTCGAGCTGTCGGAGATCTTCGGGGTCAGCCGTAGCACGGTACGGGAGGCGTTGCGGGTGCTGGCGTCCAAGGATCTGATCCGCACCACCCGGGGAACCACCGGCGGCACCTTCGTGGCCCGGGTGCAGTTCGACCAGGTGAGCGAGTATCTGGAGATGAGCTTCGGGCTGATGTCCGGGGCCCGGGACATCACGTTGGACAACCTGCTGGAGGCGCGGGAGTGCCTGGAGGTGCCGGCGGCCGGGCTGGCCGCGCTGCGCCGCGCCGACGAACATCTGGTGCTGATGCGTCAAGCGGTGGAGCGGGAGAAGTCGACCCGGGCCCGCGGCCGCAAGTTCCGTGAGCACCGGACCTTCCACGGGGTGCTGGTCGAGGCGACCGGTAACCAGCTGCTCGGGGTGATGGCCGAGCCGGTCTTCCGGGTGCTGCAGGCGCGGACCGCCGACCGCGACATGCCCGCGGAGTACTGGAGCCAGATCGACGCCGAACACACCGAGATCTGCGGCTATGTCGAGGCCGGTGATGTCGAGGGTGCGCAGGCGGCGATGCGGGCCCACCTGGGTACCGTCCGCCGGGCGTACGACGGACACTGAAGACAAACTCACAACTAAATACCTGATGTTTCGGAACTACGCCCTGCTGTCGTGCTGAGCAGGGCGTTTTCGTTGGCCTGGTTGAGTTGCTGGCCCTTGACTCGTAAAAGTCAGACAAATAAGCTGGTGGCAGTTCACGGGCGGGCGAGAGGATCGGTCGATGTCGGTACGGCAGGGGTGGACCGGACGCTTCTTTGAAGACTTTGGCGTCGGCGACGTCTATCAGCATCCCCTCGGGCGCACCGTGTCCGAGGCGGACAACACCTGGTTCACCCTGTTGACGATGAACACCAGCCAGATGCACTTCAACACCGAGTACGCCGCCCGGTCGGAGTTCGAGCGGCCACTGGTCGTCTCCACCCTGACCCTGGCCATCGCGGTCGGGCAGAGCGTCACCGACCTCACCCAGAACGCCTTTGCCAACCTCGGCTGGAACGAGATCGTCCTGCCGCACCCGGTGTTCGCCGGCGACACCCTCTACAGTGAATCGTTGGTACTCGACAAGCGTGAATCCGGGTCCCGCCCGTACGCCGGGATCGTGACGGTCCGCACCCGCACCCTCAACCAGGACGGCGCACAGGTCTGCGCCTTCAAACGCACCTTCTACGTCTACAAGCGTGGCGCCAAGCAGGTCGAGGGAATCTTCCCGGCCGCCGCCACCCCGCTGTCGCTGGAGAACGAGGCGACCGGATGAGCCTGCGCCTGACCTACCAGCCCTGGGGAGAGACCCTCGCCGAACTCGCCGCCGCCGGCCGTCGCGCCGAGCAGGCCGGCGCCGAGGTGCTCTGGGTCTCCGAACTGCACCGTAGCGCAACCGGCACCGCCGCCGCGCTGGCCGGCACCACCACGACCGCCCGGATCGGCACCTCGATCGTGCTGGCCTTCACCCGCAGCCCGATGATCACCGCCTTGGAGGCGCTCGACCTCGACGAGCTCTCCGATGGACGGTTCATCCTCGGCCTCGGCTCCGGCGTCCGGCGACTCAACGAGGACTGGCACCACGTCGACTTCGGCAAACCCGTCGCCCACCTGCGGGAGACCGTCCGCAACATCCGGCACTTCTGGGCCAACTGCGCCACCGGCGAACCGATGATGCTCGACGGCGAGTACGAGCCGATGCGCATCCGCGGCTACGAACGCCCGTTCCCGGTGCCGCCGGCCGGCATCCCGGTCTACCTGGCCGCGATGGGGCCGCTGATGACCCGGCTGGCCGGGCAGATCGGCGATGGCTGGATCAGCCACGAACTCTGCTCTCCGGCGTACCTGGCCGGGCAGATCCTGCCCGACCTGACCGCCGGCATCGACCGGGCCGGCCGGACCCGCGCCGACCTCGACGTCGTCGTCTCCGCCTGCTGCTCGGTCGCCGACGACCGGGCGTTGGCCCGCCGCCGCGCCGCCGGCCTGGTCGGCTTCTACGCCACCGTGCGCACCTACGCCGACTTCTTCGCCTTCCACGGCCTCGCCGACGACCAGCAACAGGTGATCGACGCGTTCCGGGCCGGCGCCGGCGCCGACCACCTCGCCGACTCCGTCAGCGACCGGATGGTCGACACGCTGACCCTGGCGGGTGACCGCGCCGAGGTTGCCGAGCGGATCGCCGGGTACGCGGGCATCGCCGACTCGGTCAAGTTGAGTCCACCCACCCACGGGCTGCCCGCCGCCGAGACCCGAGCCGCCCAGGACGAGATCATCGCGCTGATCGCCGAGCTGACGGGAGCCGCAGCATGACGCCGCTGGCCGACATCCGGATCATCGCCGTGGAGCAGTACGGCGCCGGCCCGTTCGGCACCGTACACCTGGCCGACCTCGGCGCCGAAGTGATCAAGATCGAGGATCCACGGGCCGGCGGCGACGTCGGCCGCTACGTGCCGCCGTACGCCGAGGACGAGGACTCGCTGTTCTTCGAGACGTTCAACCGCAACAAACGCAGCCTGTCACTGGACCTGACCACCGACGCCGGCCGCGAGGTGTTCGAGAAGCTCGTCGCCGTCGCCGACGTCGTCTACTCCAACCTGCGTGGCGACGTGCCGGAGAAGATGCGAATTCGCTACGACGACCTCAAGCACATCAACCCGCGGATCGTCTGCGTCTCGCTGACCGGCTTCGGGATGACCGGCCCGCGTCGGGCCGAACCCGGCTACGACTACATCCTGCAGGGACTCGCCGGCTGGATGGAGCTCACCGGTGAACCCGACGGACCACCGACCAAGTCCGGACTGTCCCTGGTCGACTACTCCGGCGGGTTCGTCGCCGCCATCTCGCTGCTCGCCGGGGTGCACGCCGCCCGCCGCGACGGCGTCGGCATGGACTGCGACGTCAGTCTCTACGACACCGCGATCTCGATGCTCACCTACCCGGCCACCTGGCATCTCAACGCCGGCTTCCAGCCGGCCCGCACCCACCACTCGGCGCACCCGTCGCTGGTGCCGTTCCAGGTCTTCCAGGCCAAGGATGGCTGGATGGTGGTCGGCTGTGCCAAGGAGAAGTTCTGGACCCGGCTCGCCGACGTCGTCGGCCACCCCGAATGGGCCGCCGCCGGATCGCCGTACGGGACCTTCGGCACCCGCCGCGACAACCGCGACGAGCTGCTCGCCGAACTGGAGCAGATCTTCCGGCAGCGCACCGTCGAGGAGTGGCTGACCCAGCTGTACGCTGCCGCGATCCCCTGCGGGCCGATCAACGACGTGCCGGCGGCGCTGGCCGAGGAGCACACCGCCGCCCGGGACCTCGTGGTCACCACCGAACACCCCCGGTTCGGCACCGTGGCGCAGCTCGCCAGCCCGGTGCGGGTCGGCGCCGAACCGCCCGCGTACCGCCGCGCGCCGCAACGCAACGAGGACTTCGCCACCGTCACCGGCGACATCCTCGGGCTCGACCCGCAGACCCTGGCCGAGTTGACCGCCGCCGGCGCGTTCGGCACCCCCCGTAGCCCCGGCCCGGCCGCCGCCGGTTCCGAGGACACCGCCCGATGACCGGCCCGCCATGATCGCCGCAGCGCTCGCCGACTGGGCGACCGGACCGCTCGACCCGCCGGCGGCGGTCCGGCGGGCCGCGCTACGGCACCTGCTCGACGGCCTTGGCACCGCCCTGGCCGGCCGGCGCGGCGGCACCGTCGACCCGGCGCTGCACGTCGCCCGCGACCTCGGCGGCCCACCGGAAGCCACCCTGCTCGGTGGCCGGGACACGATCGGTGCCCCCGCCGCCGCGCTGGCCGCCGGCGCCATGGTGCACGCGCTCGACTTCGACGACACCCACGCCGCCGGCCTGGTGCACGCCACCGCCGTGGTGCTGCCCGCCGCCTTCGCCGTCGGCGAGCAGGTCGGCGCCAGCGGCCGCGACGTACTGCACGCCGCCATCGCCGGGTACGAGACGGTCTGCCGGGTCGCCGCCGCCGCCCCGCACGGCTTCCACGCCCGCGGCCTGCACGCCACCATGGTCGCCGGGGTCTTCTCCAGCGCGCTGGTCACCGCCCGGCTGCTGCGGCTGGACGCCGCCCGCGCCACCGACGCGCTCGGCATCGCCGGCAGCCAGGCCGGCGGGCTGCTCGCCTTCCTGCACACCGGGGCGGCCACCAAACAACTGCACCCCGGCTTCGCCTCGCACGCCGGCATCCTCGCCGCCCGGCTCGCCGCCGCCGGCGCGGCCGGCCCGGCGAACGTCTTCGACGGCCCGCACGGCGTCTTCGACGCCCTGGCCGCCGGCCCCGTCGACCCGGCGTCGATCATCGCCGGCCTCGGCCAACGCTGGGAAACCCTCCGGATCGGCATCAAGCCCTACCCGGCCTGCCAGCTGTCGCACGCCGCGATCGACGCCGCCCGCGCCGCCCGCCGCCAGCCCGGTTTTCCCGCCGACCCGGCCGCGATCGCCCGGATCGACGTCGACGTGCACCCCGACTCGGCACCCACGGTCTGCGGGCCCGGCCGGGACCTGACCCGGCCGGCCACCCCGTACGCGGCGAAGTTCTCGCTGCCGTGGAGCGTCGCCGCGACACTGCTCGACGGCGACCTGACCACCGCCAGCTACCGGCCCGACGTCATCGACCGCGCCGACGTGACCGCCCTCGCGGCCCGGCTGCACTGGCGGATCGTCGCCACCGGTGGGCACGCCGCCGACGCCCCCGGTGCCGTCGTGGTCACCCTGGCCGACGGCACGACCGTACGCGGCGCGGTGCCGCGCAGCGGCGGCGGCCCGGACACCCCGCTGACCGACGACGAACTGGCCGCCAAGTTCCTCGGCAACGCCGGCCCGGCCGGCGCGCCCGTCGTCGACCTGCTGCGCCGCCTCGACGACCTCGACGACCTCGACCCGATCATGGCGGCGCTGGCCGCCGCCGGTGACTGACCAGGGAGACGCCCGTGCCGCCCGCCGCGATCCGACCCGCCGACTTCCCCTGGTTCCCGTACGACGGGTTCACCTTCTGCCTCGGGCTGGCCGACGGCGACGCCGCCTGGACCTCCGGGCACACCGCCGCCGCGCTCGACACCACGCTCGGCAAGATGACCGTCGGCGGTGACCTGGCCACCCAGACCGCCACCGCGTACCGCAAGGTGCTGACCATCCTGGAAGCCGCCGGCTACGGACCGGCCGACGTCACCCGGGTGACCGAGAACGTCACCGTGGCCGGCCTCGACGACTACGCCGCCGCGGCCGCCGTGCGCGCCGAGGTGTTCGGCGAGCACCAGCCGGTGGTCCGTACCGTCGTGGTCGAGCGGCTGGTCCGCCGGGCCGCGCTGATCGAGATCGAACTGCACGCCGTCGTCGGCGGCGGCCAGTTGCTTGTCGCCAGCGAACCGCGAGCCGCCGGCAGCTGGGTGCCCTCACCGGTGCGCGGCGGCCACGACGGTGCCGTCTACCTGCCGACCATGCTGCCGGTCGACGCCACCGGCGAGGTGGTCCACCCGGGCGACTTCGTCAGCCAGTACGCGTACTGCCTGGACCGGGCGCAGGACCTGCTCGTCGCCGCCGGTCTGTCGCTCGACGCCGCCGTCACCACCTACGACTACTCCACCCCGGCGACCCGAGAGGTGTACCGCAGAACCCACCGGGTCCGCGCCGAACGGCTCGGCGGTGCCGGCGTCTACCCGGGAGCCGGTGGCATCCTGATGAGCCGGCTGCACCATCCCGATGCGCTGGTCGCGATCGACGTCACCGCGTCGCGGCATCCGCTGGAACTGGTCAACCCCGGCTGGTCGCGGTACGACTCGCTGACCTACGCCCCCGGGGTGAAGGCCGGCCGGACCCTGTACATGTCCGGTTTCGCCGCCCTGGACATGCGGACCCAGCAGGCACTGCACCCCGACGACATCGGCGCGCAGGCCGAGGTTACCTACGGGGCGATCCGTGAACTGCTCGACCACGCCGGGCTCGGCCCGCAGGACCTGGTGGAGACCACCGAATTCTGCGTCGCCTCGGCGATCGGCGACTACCGGGCGGTCGCCGGGGTACGCGAGCGGCTGCTCAGCCCGCCCTGGCCGGCGTCGACCGGGGCGATCTGCGCGGCGCTGCTGCGCCCCGAGTTCCTGCTGGAGGTCTTCCCGACCGCCGTCTACCCCGAGCCCGCCGACGAACCGGCCGAGCTGGCCGTCGACCGGGTCGAGCCCGCCGACG
Proteins encoded:
- a CDS encoding MmgE/PrpD family protein, with translation MIAAALADWATGPLDPPAAVRRAALRHLLDGLGTALAGRRGGTVDPALHVARDLGGPPEATLLGGRDTIGAPAAALAAGAMVHALDFDDTHAAGLVHATAVVLPAAFAVGEQVGASGRDVLHAAIAGYETVCRVAAAAPHGFHARGLHATMVAGVFSSALVTARLLRLDAARATDALGIAGSQAGGLLAFLHTGAATKQLHPGFASHAGILAARLAAAGAAGPANVFDGPHGVFDALAAGPVDPASIIAGLGQRWETLRIGIKPYPACQLSHAAIDAARAARRQPGFPADPAAIARIDVDVHPDSAPTVCGPGRDLTRPATPYAAKFSLPWSVAATLLDGDLTTASYRPDVIDRADVTALAARLHWRIVATGGHAADAPGAVVVTLADGTTVRGAVPRSGGGPDTPLTDDELAAKFLGNAGPAGAPVVDLLRRLDDLDDLDPIMAALAAAGD
- a CDS encoding CoA transferase, with amino-acid sequence MTPLADIRIIAVEQYGAGPFGTVHLADLGAEVIKIEDPRAGGDVGRYVPPYAEDEDSLFFETFNRNKRSLSLDLTTDAGREVFEKLVAVADVVYSNLRGDVPEKMRIRYDDLKHINPRIVCVSLTGFGMTGPRRAEPGYDYILQGLAGWMELTGEPDGPPTKSGLSLVDYSGGFVAAISLLAGVHAARRDGVGMDCDVSLYDTAISMLTYPATWHLNAGFQPARTHHSAHPSLVPFQVFQAKDGWMVVGCAKEKFWTRLADVVGHPEWAAAGSPYGTFGTRRDNRDELLAELEQIFRQRTVEEWLTQLYAAAIPCGPINDVPAALAEEHTAARDLVVTTEHPRFGTVAQLASPVRVGAEPPAYRRAPQRNEDFATVTGDILGLDPQTLAELTAAGAFGTPRSPGPAAAGSEDTAR
- a CDS encoding TIGR03564 family F420-dependent LLM class oxidoreductase; the protein is MDYGIFSHIERLDDLERDLRAADADGIASYWLTQGFGHDTLTVIGAYGRQLSRLRIGTAVVPVYPRHPMALAQQALTTNMLLGGRLVLGVGPSHPQVVEPCWGMSYERPARYMREYLTALTGALTQRVRYTGEVITARGDLTISGDPPAPAVMVSALGPKMLELTGALAAGTITWMVGPRTLTELTVPAITAAARTAGRPAPEIVVTAAVCVTDDPTRARAAIDPVLGWYDDKPSYRAMLDREGLQRANQMAIVGDADEVRAEIDRYARAGASTFAAQFYGTPEERAATRALIGELAGTTRSTGDGRQ
- a CDS encoding FCD domain-containing protein, which encodes MAKDVTHEPASRSEKAIPGHRRDPGVLGVTRVQPAYQQVADQLRERILDGSLTAGDRLPTEVELSEIFGVSRSTVREALRVLASKDLIRTTRGTTGGTFVARVQFDQVSEYLEMSFGLMSGARDITLDNLLEARECLEVPAAGLAALRRADEHLVLMRQAVEREKSTRARGRKFREHRTFHGVLVEATGNQLLGVMAEPVFRVLQARTADRDMPAEYWSQIDAEHTEICGYVEAGDVEGAQAAMRAHLGTVRRAYDGH
- a CDS encoding LLM class flavin-dependent oxidoreductase, with product MSLRLTYQPWGETLAELAAAGRRAEQAGAEVLWVSELHRSATGTAAALAGTTTTARIGTSIVLAFTRSPMITALEALDLDELSDGRFILGLGSGVRRLNEDWHHVDFGKPVAHLRETVRNIRHFWANCATGEPMMLDGEYEPMRIRGYERPFPVPPAGIPVYLAAMGPLMTRLAGQIGDGWISHELCSPAYLAGQILPDLTAGIDRAGRTRADLDVVVSACCSVADDRALARRRAAGLVGFYATVRTYADFFAFHGLADDQQQVIDAFRAGAGADHLADSVSDRMVDTLTLAGDRAEVAERIAGYAGIADSVKLSPPTHGLPAAETRAAQDEIIALIAELTGAAA
- a CDS encoding MaoC family dehydratase: MSVRQGWTGRFFEDFGVGDVYQHPLGRTVSEADNTWFTLLTMNTSQMHFNTEYAARSEFERPLVVSTLTLAIAVGQSVTDLTQNAFANLGWNEIVLPHPVFAGDTLYSESLVLDKRESGSRPYAGIVTVRTRTLNQDGAQVCAFKRTFYVYKRGAKQVEGIFPAAATPLSLENEATG